The following coding sequences lie in one Seriola aureovittata isolate HTS-2021-v1 ecotype China chromosome 5, ASM2101889v1, whole genome shotgun sequence genomic window:
- the tcima gene encoding transcriptional and immune response regulator a codes for MSTYVSSESRRVSPSVHGNKFDTAHRKKAVANIFENVNQDALMRLFQKTGDMKAEERVRSIFSYTQDPEETARALMALKQRKKDKFLQIAGMVRQLLNLR; via the coding sequence atgTCGACCTACGTGTCCTCTGAGAGCCGCCGGGTCAGCCCCTCTGTCCACGGCAACAAGTTTGACACGGCGCACCGCAAGAAGGCCGTGGCCAACATCTTCGAGAACGTCAACCAGGACGCGCTGATGAGGCTCTTCCAGAAAACGGGAGACATGAAGGcggaggagagggtgaggagcATCTTCTCCTACACCCAGGACCCGGAGGAGACGGCCCGGGCTCTGATGGCTCTGAAGCAGCGAAAGAAGGACAAGTTCCTCCAGATCGCGGGCATGGTGCGACAGCTGCTCAACCTGCGATGA